The following DNA comes from Triticum aestivum cultivar Chinese Spring chromosome 3D, IWGSC CS RefSeq v2.1, whole genome shotgun sequence.
TTAAAGTAAGGTCCAATCCTATCATTAATTTTTCACCCCTACATgcccccctgaaggaaatatgcccgagaggcaataataaagttgttattttatatttccttattcatgataaatgtttattattcatgctagaattgtattgatcggaaacttacatgtgtgaatacataaacaaatacagtgtcctagtaagcctctactagactagctcgttgatcaaagatggttaaggtttcctaaccatagacatgtgttgtcatttgataatgggatcacatcattaggagaatgatgtgatggacaagacccatccgttaacttagcataatgatcgtcagtttattgctattgctttcttcatgtcaaatacatattccttcgactatgagattatgcaactcccgaataccggaggaatgtcttgtgtgctatcaaatgtcacaacataactgggtgatcataaagatgctctacaggtatctccgaaggtgttcgttgagttggcatagatcgaatatcggagaggtatctttgggccctctcggtaatacacatcataagtttgcaagcaaatgactaaggagttagttacgaggtgatgtattacggaacgagtaaagggacttgccagtaacaagattgaactaggtatagagataccgacgatcgaatctcgggcaagtaacataccgatggacaaagggaattacgtatgttgtcataacggttcgaccgataaagatcttcatagaatatgtaggagccaatatgggcatccaggttccgctattggttattgactggaggcgtgtctcggtcatgtctacatagttctcgaacccgtagggtccgcacgcttaacgttcattgacgatatagtgttatatgagttatatgatttggtgaccgaatgttgttcggagtcccggatgagatcacggacatgacgaggattctccaaatggtcgagaggtaaagattgatatataggacgatggtattcggacatcggaagggtttCGGGATGCACTGGGTagccatcgggtcaccggaagaggttccggacaccccctcccggtaggtatatgggcttaatgggccaagggaggctCAGACCAGCCCATAGGGGGATGGTGCGCCCCTCTCCCTGGTcaccagccctagggaaggaaatgggaagggctagcccctcccgcctttccctctcattagagaaaggaaaagggggggcctccctcccctgcctttcccccgcaCCTATACATGGTAGGGGGACGCCACTTGGgaagagaccccaagtaggattcggccaacttggggcgccctcctggctgctccctcctccccctatatatgtggggaggggggcgcctagcacaccacaacattgtcttagccgtgtgcggcgcccccctccatagtttacactcccggccatattttcgtagtgcttaggcgaagccctgcggagataacttcaccatcaccgtcaccacgctgtcgtactaccggaactcatctactacctcgtcgtcttgctggatcaagaaggcgtggacgtcaccgagctgaacgtgtgctgaacgcggaggtgccgtacgttcggtactcgatcggttgtatcacgaagaaagttcgactacctcaaccgcgttgtcaaacgcttccgcttacggtctacgagggtacgtagacacactatcccctctcgttgctatgcatctccttgatagatcttgcgcgtgcgtagattttttttgNNNNNNNNNNNNNNNNNNNNNNNNNNNNNNNNNNNNNNNNNNNNNNNNNNNNNNNNNNNNNNNNNNNNNNNNNNNNNNNNNNNNNNNNNNNNNNNNNNNNNNNNNNNNNNNNNNNNNNNNNNNNNNNNNNNNNNNNNNNNNNNNNNNNNNNNNNNNNNNNNNNNNNNNNNNNNNNNNNNNNNNNNNNNNNNNNNNNNNNNNNNNNNNNNNNNNNNNNNNNNNNNNNNNNNNNNNNNNNNNNNNNNNNNNNNNNNNNNNNNNNNNNNNNNNNNNNNNNNNNNNNNNNNNNNNNNNNNNNNNNNNNNNNNNNNNNTTACCCAATCACACAATTTATCAAGAAAACCTTTCATTTTCAACATTTATATTACGAAAGACACTTTATTTATCACATGCTTTTTCAAAATCTACCTTGAATATCAGAGCATTCTATTTTTTTAAGTGGATGGAATTGAGTGCTTCATGTAGTACCACTACTCCCTCCATAATGTATCTCCCCTTGACAAATGTTGTCTGGGTGTCTGGGTTGAAGAAATGACAGGAAAGCCAATCTTGCTCAATCTATTCATTAGCACTTCAGTAATAATATCGAAACTAACATTTAGCAGACAAATTGTTCTTAACTTTTGGGTTTGCTTGGCATCAACAGTTTTAGGGACTAGAGTGATTCCATAGTTTGGGGCGTCTTCTGAACCACTCCAACTTGTCAAAACTCCACAAATCCAGCTTCTCGCTTCACCTAACGATTCCAATGTGTTCGACTCGCTTGGCAGCTTCTCCCAGCACATGTACAATAGCATCATCATGACCGCCATAGGGAAGAAGCAAAGGCGAGATGACCTTGGGTTGGGGTGAGGGGGCGAGGGCGAGGAGGCTAGCTCAGAGGACGACATGGTGAGTATCGGCATCAATGGCGTCAAGCTGGGAGTCTCCTGCCGGTGGGTTTACTGCTCATGTTTGGTGGCGGGGGAAGTGCTCCTTCGGGATGGGATCCGAAGCGGGCGGGGATAGAATGGTCGGATCTACCAGTGGAGAGGCTCGCCGGCTAGTGAAGGGGTCGAATTGGGCGTGGCAACGACAACCGACATTGCTAGGTAGGTTACGAGCGGAAGAGATGTCGAGGGAGAGAGCGGTTGCTGCATACTGATTCAGGGAACATGCGTCATGGGAGAGTCGTGTGAATCTTTTTTTACTTGGCGGTGGCATCCCCTTGTAAATTATGCCAAATTCCTCGCTTCTCAATTTCGTGAAGCTGGGCTTAGCAACTTCGGCATTTTGCACTAGAGGATCGCAACGCTCCGCGAAGCTCACTCTGCGGAGCTCAAACGTTCGGTCCGACTCCGCACCTGGAGTTGAAGAAACAAGGAACAGGAGGAGTTCCGAACTGCCCCTTAATCTGGCAATATCTAGTTTTCGAGAGGCAAAATCACCCACTAAATCATTAAGTCCCACTCCACCAAATCCCAAAACTCTTGAAATGGTAGAGTTTCTGGGAAAAAGAAAATGGGAAATGTCTCCAGCCGGCAGTCCGGCCGAGTCTTCGGCCGGACGCGTGCGCTTCGTTCGATTGCTTCGTATCCTGCGGCCGCGCGCGCCCCTCCTCTAAATACAGTTTGACTAATTGCCTGGGCCCGCCATCAATCGtttctttttttctctcgttttctttcttcttcctcttgtttcttttcttctctctcctGCGCAGGACGACAGCAAGGCGCAGGTCGCTTGTGACGGATCTGGACTCCCCGTGCTGCAACCGCAGCGCCTGCGGCGCGACAACTCGGACGATTTTTTATGCctcctcttcccctcgttgctgccTGCCCACGCACCACTGCGAGGACGATGCAGCAGTCGCCATTGGTGCGTCCATACacaacttcttcttcttttttacggAGTGTTGCAACCGGTCGTGGGAGATGCTGCATCGGGCGGCGAGGGATGTTACAACCGACATTTTTTTTGTTAGAACCAACAACATGATTTGTCGCTGATATttattttgctggaaccagtgtcTTGTTTGGCTACTACCGGCGGCTTCATTTGCTACTACTGGCGACAACGTTTTTTTGCGACATAATTCGTGAAGATGATGCAACCTCGATGACGGGCGACAACGTTTTTTTGCTGCAAACTATGAAGTTTTTTGCTATCACCTGCTACAGGGTTTGTTACCACCATACACAACGGTCGGCCGacgtttattttgtttttgctacaaccacgtcaatttttttgctgcaaccggcaaCCACAAAAGCTACATCCAGTAAACATTTTTGCTACAATGACGACGGTGAGCTTTTTTTGCTGGAAACGATAaacttttttgctacaaccggcatcgTTTTTTGTTGGAACCAGCAAGAGCCTCGGGCGGGCACACGGCGAGGTACGATGCGACCTCAATGACAGGTGCTGCGGCCGGCAGCCGGCACCACCGGAGCTGCGGCCATCTCCCCCGGAGCTGCAACCACAAGTGCATGTTGTTGCATGCATGGAGCCGGCGAGAAACGCCAGCGACGAGGGCGGCCACCGGTGGTGACCAACGACGAGGGCGGCGACCGGTGGTGAccgacggcgagggcggcgagcggcggcggttcTTTAAGGTTGGCTACATCGGCCATCCATGGCGAGTGTTGGCGGCGGCGCTGCTTTTGTTTTTTCCTCCTTGCTTTATTTGGAAAGAAAACGATTGGTGATCTGACGGTTAAATATAATCAAATCAAACGGCCGCGCGGTGTCCAACCGAAAATATACCCATGGAAGAGTTTCTGGAAAAAAAGAATCTACTCAGCTCAGGCGACCATTCCCCACTCTCCACTCTCCCCTCTCCGCTCCCAAGACCCCGCGGACAAcatgggccgccgccgccgccaaccctccTCACCGTCGCCGGCGGCGGAGCATCCGCTGTAAGACGACGACCTACTACGCGAGATCCTCCTCCGCCTACCCCCACAGCCGCCCTACCTCCTGCGCGCCTCCCTCGTCGCCAAGCGCTGGCGACACATCGCCATCGACCCCAAGTTcctccgccgcttccgcacccACCACCGGAAGCCTCCCCTCCTCGGGGACTTCTCATATGAGGAAGGAAAACTCTCGTTCAGATCCACCCTGGACCTGCCCTACCGCATCCCTCCCGACCACTTCTCCCTACAAGTCAACAGCCGCAAGCCATGGAGGTTGGTCGACTGCCGCCACGGACGCGTGCTCCTCAAGAACAATGAGAGGCGTCAGGTCATTGTGTGGGACCCCATCACCGGCGACCGCTCCCTCTTGTCCGTACCGCGGGAGTTTGACGACATGCACACCGCGGCGGTGCTCTGCTCTGCCGGCGAGCAGGGCCACGCGCATGGTGCCTGCCACTCGAGCTCTTTTAAAGTGGTCGTGGTGGACTGCTACGAGCACGACTATGATGCCGTTGCCTTCGCAAGTGTTTACTCTTCAGAGACTGGCGTATGGGGTGATCTCCTCTCAACACCGCTTCCATATAGTGGTATTACTGTTGTTAATCCCAGTACACTTGTTGGTAACACCCTTCACTGGTTGCTTTCTGGGTATAGCGGCATACTTGAGTTTGATTTCGATAGACAGACGCTAGCTGTGATCAATAGGCCACCAGGCGCTCGTTACAATGACAGGGTTCAGATCGTCCAGGTAGATGATAATGGTGTTGGCGTCTCTGCTTTGTCGTGCGCCCACTGCCAGTCTGCCTACTGCTCCCACCAACCCTGTTTACATATCTGCGATAGGAAGGTCGATTGCTATGGTGTTGCCGTATGGGTGTTGCGGAAATCGATTGATCTGCAGAAGCTACTTGGGTTGGGGTTTAAGATTGAGATGAAGAGGTCACGTATACTGCGTTATGCTGAGGATGTTCGTGCATTATTTTTATGGCTGCACTCATCTCTCTTCATGATTCAGCTTGAGTCAATGCAGCCCAAGGAGCTTTTCAAAAGCGATAATGTGTACACCTATTATCCTTTCACAAGTTTCTACAATGAAGGTAACTGTTGGAATTCAATTTATTTTCCATGTATGGTTGATGGAATACATTACTGTACTTTTGAAGTGTTCAAAATCTCCCAGTGAACTTATTTATAGCCATGTTCGTTTCTATGTTAGCGTCTTGAGCATTAGCTCTCTGCAAAACTAGCATGGTAGTGTACTATTGTTCTTTTGTACCACTACATGTGAATTGCTGAATCAGGAAACAAGCCATCTCATAGGAGATGGAATAATAgttctgttgttggtttcttttaCAACATTTGTGTTATTAGCTGGACCCTGCAATTTATATTTCTGATTTTGTTTGATGCTCTGCTTTTCTTGTCTTGTGCTTGTGTACAGTACAGTCAGGTCATATCAGGCTATAAAAGAGAGAAATTAGCAAGATAATAAGACCAATGATTCTGCACCAGCTTGAGGCCTTTCTTACTTGCTAAATTAGCATTTACATTTTAACTCTATAATTTCCTTGTTTGACAGATCAATTCACTTTGACATTACCAATGTTATTTTTGTGTGGCCATGAATTCTGTGGTTGCTGCCAGATTTAATAAACTACTTAGTGCCTAATAGATGTAAAATGGTGATGCTCATACTGGGGAGTTTCAGTCAGTAATAATACAAGAAAAGATTGCTTTTGTCCTCCATGTAATTATTCTAGGATAGATCGGTGGTTTTTATGTGTATATTGCTACTGATCTTATAGCATACTTAGGTTGAAGCATGACATGACCAATTGTAATTGGCAACATGATACACTGAATAATTAGTTTGAAGCATGGTATGGCCAATTTGTAACCTAACTAGTCCATTCAAGCTTAAAACAAGTTACACGTTTGCATCTAAAGAATCTACGTCGTTTTCAAGATAGTTTTGTATTTCAGGTAGATCATGTGTTAATATTTACCTTTCCTCTTTCGTTCTTATTTTCCATTTTCTAGTTGTAATTAGTAATTTACCTAGTAATGGTGAAATGATCAGGTTTGAAATATTTACAAGTTACGCGAGTCTGAAGTTAATACTGTTGATTTAACTACTGAGCTGGATTTGTCATCTATGCACAGGTATCAGTGGTTTGAAGCAGTAGTTTACTGGTGTACTGCAGCATCGAATGCCGACTCTTGCGGAGTCACTATGACCATCTATGGTAGTTGTCAGCTTGCTTAACTTGTAGTAGAAACTATTTAGTGCTGGTGTGTTATTTTCAGCTATCCTATATGCAATcgtcaaatgaactctgaaatgccTAGTTCTATTCGGCagtttttagtatttatttttccAATCGATTGGAGTCTCTTCCAGTTTGATGCAATATTTTGGTTTGAGCCTCATTCATGTAGAGAGAGAAAATTTCCTTCTTCTGAAACCGCTCCTGCACTTTGCAAATCCTCTCTCTCACCTGTGACTGCCCGCCTGTTGGAGCACGGAGGCTCGAAAGACGGGTGTGCAGGGGCGCATCAGCCCGCCCTTGCCAGCCGGGCTATGCCTCGGTCCACTGTTTGCAATACTATGAAATCCGATGTCCAGATGACCGCCGGTTTATCTCATTTTTTCCCAGGATGATAACGCTTCTTTCTGCAATATACCCcttcgatccatattacttgtcactTAAACGGATGTATCTAGGAGGGAGTACTATACACCTCTGTTTGTGACTTATATCTCGTGTTGTTTAACCAAGTTGGTTATTGAGAAACACAACATTATCTTAATCTCCAATATCTTTGACAAAAGTTAttccatgaaacaacttttctTTGGAAGATAATAATGGGAAACCACGTCTTTACAATACCAGTTGCTAAAGGAGCCACTACAtctgtattactccctccgttcctaaatacttgtctttctaggcatttcaaatgactatcacatatggatgtatgtagacatattttagagtatagattcactcattttactccgtatgtagtcactcgttgaaatacctaaaaagacaagtatttaggaacggagggagtacaatttacaAGACAAACTTGCAGTAGATGTAGACTACAAATTGCTAAAACAGACCATCGAGGTCTTGCATTGCACGATCGACAATGTCAAGGCCAGCTTCGAGGTGTGCGAGCACGCGTTTGTCGGCGAGCAGCTCCGGCGTGaacagcttcttccagccggcgcaCCACGCGGTGGCCTCCCCAAACGAGGGCTTCGTCGCCCCTGCCTGCAACCAGTGTTGCAGCGCGCCTTCCCATTTGTCAAAAAACTGCTCGGCCTCCAAGATCGACACCACGTCTTGAGCGTGCACGAGAGGCGCCCACAGCATCACGGCCCGGAACGAGGAGTCGGTTTGCTTGGGCGGCGTGATCCTCAGCCCCCGTACTAACCGTGTCAGCTTCGGCAGGATGTGACGCTTGCTGAAGGTGTCCCATTGCGCCGGGCTAAGGTATTCCTTCCATGGCGAGACGACCTCgtagtcgccgccgccgagctTGCTCTCCACGGCGCCGTAGAGGCTCTCCGGCAAGTGGCCGATGAGGGGGATCAGCGGGCGCAGCCAGTCGTGGCAGTCCGGGTCCCATGATGGGATCCACTCTCGCACGTCGACAGCCATCCTCGGCGTGATCACCTGCTCGATTATGTAGCGCGTGGCGGAGGAAGGCAACCGGGCTTTCAACGTCCCTGGCACGCGCTTCCCATGGCGCCCCTTCTTCCTGGACCGGACGATGGCCGCCAGCGCAGCCGCCGTCTTCGCGTTGCTCTCCGCCTCAAGCCTCGTTTCACGTAGCAGCACGAGGATCTTCTCGCGGCACTCCGCTTCAAGTCGGAGAGCCCGTAAAGCATCCTCCAACTCACGCAACTCttccacgggcggcggcggcggcacgtcgAGACCATTGTCGTAGGGTTTCTCACGGTAGCCGAGCCCAGCCTTTGGACGGCGCCGCACCCGCCCGCCGCCGGCTTGTATGGGCACGACGATCCCTTGCCCCTGCGCGCCGAGGCCTGAGCCTTCCCGGTAGTTCCACCGCCGCATCATGTTCGCCACCGCCCGGCTGGGGAAGGGGAAGACGAAGCCGCCGGACAGATCGGATGGCTTGTTTTCGCCGGAGTCGCTCCCGTCGAGCAGCAGCGTAGGGACGTGGATGGTGGACTCTAGTATCGCCATGCAGACTGCCGAGCAAGCGGAAGGAAAGCGCCTGGTGCAGCCAACGAAGAACATGGTGCGTGCGCGTCTATATATGGCCTGGACGCCTGGCGCAGCCCAAAATCCGAGTCGGACAGGGACAGAAGGCGAAacctaagagcatcttcaatagattgTTCAAAATTTGACGGTTCAAAACTGGAGATGTAAAATTTGGACCGACAAAAAATACGTTTTGGAGCTTCGAAAAAAGTTCAATTCCAACAGATGATCCAAATTGATGGTCCAAAAGAGCAACTCTAATAGATGGTCCAAAATGAAGATGTAAATTTCTTAAAACGACAAACAACTAGTCCATTTAACATAGTTTCAACATCAAATTCAACATAGTTTCATACATGAACTTTAACTACTACTTATTCAAACTACTAGAtaaactactcctcatcgtcggagcTGCGGAACTGCGCCCAGAACTCCTTCTCCGGGTCGtcgcacccctcctcctcctccttcaagaAGTCTGACCAGTCCTCCTCGAAAGAGGACTCGATGGGGATCACCGTCGAGGGAccggcctcgtcctccttctttgcctccttcttcttctgctcCGCCTCACGCTTCCAGTAGTACTCCAGCTCGGCCTGGACATACTCCGGATGCTCCCGAGCAAACCTCGCCATCGCCTCCTCGTCGGTCTCGCCGGCACTGACGACAACCGACGGCTTCttcgtcgtcttcttcttcgtcgGGATCTCCTTCATCTTGGTGCCCTGCGGCACAAGCATCTCCGCTTCCGCCCGACTCTCGATCTCTGGGAAGTTGAGGTGCCCCCGAGGCCTCTCGGCACGCCACACCAccgatccaccaacgcctcccggCAACGGAGAACTCCACTCCGAAGTTACCGGAGGGCTTCTGCCTCACGCCGAAGAAGCCCGACTTGCCCTTTGGCGTCTTCTTCGGCATCATCGGAGAGCGGTGAGAgtggtggagcggcggcggcgtgcggccggggcggtggcggacggagCCGGGTGGGGCTGAGCTGAGGGGCGGTGGCGGACTGGGCGGCGGCGTGTGCTGCGGCCGCGGCTGGATCCACGGNNNNNNNNNNNNNNNNNNNNNNNNNNNNNNNNNNNNNNNNNNNNNNNNNNNNNNNNNNNNNNNNNNNNNNNNNNNNNNNNNNNNNNNNNNNNNNNNNNNNNNNNNNNNNNNNNNNNNNNNNNNNNNNNNNNNNNNNNNNNNNNNNNNNNNNNNNNNNNNNNNNNNNNNNNNNNNNNNNNNNNNNNNNNNNNNNNNNNNNNNNNNNNNNNNNNNNNNNNNNNNNNNNNNNNNNNNNNNNNNNNNNNNNNNNNNNNNNNNNNNNNNNNNNNNNNNNNNNNNNNNNNNNNNNNNNNNNNNNNN
Coding sequences within:
- the LOC123076389 gene encoding septin and tuftelin-interacting protein 1 homolog 1-like, whose product is MAILESTIHVPTLLLDGSDSGENKPSDLSGGFVFPFPSRAVANMMRRWNYREGSGLGAQGQGIVVPIQAGGGRVRRRPKAGLGYREKPYDNGLDVPPPPPVEELRELEDALRALRLEAECREKILVLLRETRLEAESNAKTAAALAAIVRSRKKGRHGKRVPGTLKARLPSSATRYIIEQVITPRMAVDVREWIPSWDPDCHDWLRPLIPLIGHLPESLYGAVESKLGGGDYEVVSPWKEYLSPAQWDTFSKRHILPKLTRLVRGLRITPPKQTDSSFRAVMLWAPLVHAQDVVSILEAEQFFDKWEGALQHWLQAGATKPSFGEATAWCAGWKKLFTPELLADKRVLAHLEAGLDIVDRAMQDLDGLF
- the LOC123075042 gene encoding uncharacterized protein — its product is MHTAAVLCSAGEQGHAHGACHSSSFKVVVVDCYEHDYDAVAFASVYSSETGVWGDLLSTPLPYSGITVVNPSTLVGNTLHWLLSGYSGILEFDFDRQTLAVINRPPGARYNDRVQIVQVDDNGVGVSALSCAHCQSAYCSHQPCLHICDRKVDCYGVAVWVLRKSIDLQKLLGLGFKIEMKRSRILRYAEDVRALFLWLHSSLFMIQLESMQPKELFKSDNVYTYYPFTSFYNEGISGLKQ